Within the Gordonia westfalica genome, the region TCAGCAGCGTGCCGATCAGTCCGACGACGAAGGCGAAGCCCCCGCCGATCTCGAGGATCGGGAACAGGACCAGCGTCCACGGGATGGCGATGACGCACGAGGTCAGGATGACACGACGACGACCGACCCGGTCGGACCACATGGCCGACGCGGCGGTGGACAGACCGAAGACGATGGCGGCGATCATGCCCGCACCGAGAACGAAGGTGCGGGACAGGTCGAGACTCTTGGTGCCGTAGTTCGTGAGGAAGGCCGTGCCCATGTAGAAGAGCGAGAACAGGCTCGCCAGCGCACCGCCGGCGATGAGGATCTCTTTCCACTGATAGCGGAAGGCGTCCATGAACGGCAGTGCGGGACCGTCCGACTTCTCGGCCTCGAACGCCTTGCGGCGCTGCGCTTCCCGGAACACGGGGGTCTCCGCGACGGCGAGCCGCACCCATAGGCCGACGGCGACGAGAGCGAACGACAGGATGAACGGGATGCGCCAGCCGTAGTCGAGGAAGGCCGAGCTCGTCTCGCCGAGGGTGAGCGTGGCGATGAGGAACGTCAGGCTCGACAGGAAGAACGCGAACGCCGGGCCGAGCTGCGGGAACATCGCGTACAGCCCGCGTTTGCCGGGGGGTGCGTATTCCGCCGTCAGCAGTGTCGCGCCCGCCCACTCACCGCCCACGGCGAAGCCCTGCAGGAACCGGAGGACGACAAGCGCTATGGGCGCCGCGATCCCGATGCCCGATTCGGCGATACCGAAGACACCGGACTCGTATCCCGGGAGGAGTCCGATCGCCACGGTGGCGATGCCCATGATCAGCAGAGTCCAGACCAGCGTGCGCTTCCGGCCGATCCGGTCGCCGAAGTGCCCGAAGAGCATCGCGCCGACCGGGCGCGCGAAGAAGGCGACGGCAAAGGTCGCGAAGGACGCGATCGTGCCGGTCACCTCGTCGGCCGCCGGGAAGAACACGGTCGGGAAGACCAGTGCGGCCGCGGTCCCGTAGATGAAGAAGTCGTAGAACTCGATGGTCGTGCCGATCGAGCTGGCGGCGGCGACGCGTCGGAGGCTGGTGGGATTCGCGTCGGGAGAGCTGTGCGGCTCGGGCGGTACAGCGCGGGGCGGATCGGCGGGGATCGTGGTCACTGGCGTCGTCCTTCTGTGCAGGCGGCCGCGTCGTGGTTGAGCGGCTCCGTCGAAGACCGGGCATCACGCCCGTACACCCACCGACGCCAGAATGATTCAGGTCACTCGCAGCACCGGGTGAGATGCATGTCATAGCGTCGCCGGGGCGACCCCCACGCGGCACCCCCCGAAGAGGGGGCCGCCGAGGGTCAGTTCACGACGG harbors:
- a CDS encoding MFS transporter, encoding MTTIPADPPRAVPPEPHSSPDANPTSLRRVAAASSIGTTIEFYDFFIYGTAAALVFPTVFFPAADEVTGTIASFATFAVAFFARPVGAMLFGHFGDRIGRKRTLVWTLLIMGIATVAIGLLPGYESGVFGIAESGIGIAAPIALVVLRFLQGFAVGGEWAGATLLTAEYAPPGKRGLYAMFPQLGPAFAFFLSSLTFLIATLTLGETSSAFLDYGWRIPFILSFALVAVGLWVRLAVAETPVFREAQRRKAFEAEKSDGPALPFMDAFRYQWKEILIAGGALASLFSLFYMGTAFLTNYGTKSLDLSRTFVLGAGMIAAIVFGLSTAASAMWSDRVGRRRVILTSCVIAIPWTLVLFPILEIGGGFAFVVGLIGTLLIFGIAYGPAGALLPELFEARYRYTGAGMGYNLAGILGGAIPPLIAAPLIAGPGAIWVGVLLAGLSAVSVVCTILIVETKDKAMRAEAEPAEPEHSLVG